DNA sequence from the Streptomyces tsukubensis genome:
CGGGACCACGCTCGCCACCACGGAAAGCGGCCGGGTCCTCAGGCTCCGGGACGTGCCGACCGGGCGAGCGCGGGCCGTCGTCCCCCGCACCGGCGGCCCGGTCGCCTTCAGCCCGGACGGGCGGACCCTGGCCACCTCGGACAACGGCGGCCCGGTCGTGCTCAGGGACCCCCGCACCGGAACCACGCAGACCACCCTGCCCGGGCCCACCACCGATGCCACCGCTCTCGCCGTCAGCCCCGACAGCAGAACGCTGGCCGCAGCCGCCCGGGACCGCCTCCACCTGTGGGACCTCACCACGGCCCGGCACCGCCGTACCCTGACCGTCAGAGGCCGGGAGATCACGACCGTCGCCTTCCACCCCGACGGCGGACAACTGGTCACCGGAAGCTTCGACGGCACGGTACGCATCTGGGATCCCCGCAGCGGCGCACTGCTCAAGGAAATCTCCGGGCTCACCACTGTGAACAGCGTGGCCTACAACCCGAGCGGAACCACCCTCGCCACCCTGACGTCCCGCCGCACCGACGACGGCCACATCAGCATCGTCCGCCTCTGGGACGCCGACACCGCAACCCTCCGCCGCACCCTCACCTGGAACACCTCCTACGCCACCGGCATGGCCTTCCACCGCAACGGCAGAAATCTCGCCGTGGGAGGCTTCGACGAGAACGTACGGATCTGGGACACCGAGACCGGGGCCCTGCGACGTGAACTCCCCGTGGCCGACACGCTGCGCACCGTCGCCTTCAGCCCCGACGGCACCACCCTCGCCACCGGCGGAGAGAACCGCACCACGCGCCTGTGGACCATCCCCCTCACCGACGAGAAAGAAGCCGTCCGGAAGATCTGCAGGACCGTCGGACGCCAACTGACCCCCAGCGAGCAGGCACAGTACCGAACCTCGAAAACGCCCGTCTGCCCGCAACCGTAGAAAGCTACGGCCTGTCGTCGGCGTCGGGGCGGATGACCCGGCCCTCGATGACCTTCGGCGGCTGGTCCGTGCCGTCGGGGCCCGGGGACGGCGCCGCCGCCGGGTCGGGGTGGATCACCTCACCGGGGACGACCTTGCCGTCGGGGCGGCGCATCCTGGCCTGGTTGAAGGCGTCGCCGAGGGTGCCGGGCGCGGCGGCGCGGACCCGGCGCTCCAGGGACCGCTGGGTGAAGCGGCTGAGCCACTTGCGGACCGGGGGCACGAGGAGTGCGAGCCCCAGGACGTCCGAGGCGAAGCCGGGGACCATGATCAGCACTCCGCCGAGCATCAGGAAGCCGTTGCCTGAGGAGTCGGGGGCGGTGCCCGGCGTCTCCGGCTGCTGCTGGCGCTGGAGGGTCTCCGTGAGGTTCCGGAAGGCGTTGCGGCCCGCCTGCTTCACGATCGCCGCCCCGGCGACCGCCTGCGCGATCAGCAGCGCCAGCACGGGGAGCACGCCGATCGCGCCGCCGACCAGGACCAGCAGCCAGATTTCCAGAGCGAACCAGGCGGCGGAGCCGAGCAGGATGAACAGGCGGGCACGGGAGCGCTGGGGTGCCCTCTGGGGCACAGGGCCGGTCGTCATGCCCCCAGTGTGCCTGGGCGCGCGGCGCAACGGGACAGCCGGGTGATCATTTCCATCGGAAGCCCCTCGGGCCCTGGAGGCCGCGACGGGCCACGGAGGGCCCGGGCCCGCCCCGAGGGCGTGCCCGCGTCCGGAACCGCCGTACGACGCCCCTGGGAGGCCGGGGAACCGGCAGGGACCTGCCGGACGCTGCCGTACCGCCTGTACCGGCTCCCAGGGCCCGTGTGGCGTACCGGGGTCCGGCACCCGCGGCAGGCCCGTGGGGGCCCGCCGCGCAGGGGGCAGGGGGCTCAGGGGGTCGAGCGGCCCCGGAAGCGGTTCGCCCGGTCCGACAGACCCCAGCCCGCGACCCGCCACAGCGCCTCGACGGCGATATCGCGGTTCATCTTGGAGTCGCCCAGCTCCCGCTCGACGAAGGTGATCGGCACCTCCACGACGTGGTAGCCCGCGGCCACCGCCCGGCGCGCCAGGTCGACCTGGAAGCAGTAGCCCTGGGAGGCGACCTCGGAGAGCCCGAGCCCGCGCAGGGTCTCCGCCCGGAAGGCGCGGTAGCCGCCGGTGACGTCCCGGATCCCGATGCCGAGGAGCAGACGGGAGTACGTGCTGCCGCCGCGGGAGAGGAACTCCCGGTACTTCGGCCAGTTCACCACCCGGCCGCCGGGGACCCAGCGCGAGCCCAGGACGAGATCGGCGCCCTTCAGCGCGGTGAGCAGCCGGGGCAGTTCCTCGGGCTGGTGGGAGCCGTCGGCGTCCATTTCGATCAGTACGCCGTACTCGCGCTCCAGACC
Encoded proteins:
- the fxsA gene encoding FxsA family membrane protein; the protein is MTTGPVPQRAPQRSRARLFILLGSAAWFALEIWLLVLVGGAIGVLPVLALLIAQAVAGAAIVKQAGRNAFRNLTETLQRQQQPETPGTAPDSSGNGFLMLGGVLIMVPGFASDVLGLALLVPPVRKWLSRFTQRSLERRVRAAAPGTLGDAFNQARMRRPDGKVVPGEVIHPDPAAAPSPGPDGTDQPPKVIEGRVIRPDADDRP
- a CDS encoding polyprenol monophosphomannose synthase yields the protein MNEGAKGREAQRRYGPLGRALVIIPTFNEAENIKKIVSRVRAAVPDADVLVADDNSPDGTGKLADELVAEDEQVHVLHRKGKEGLGAAYLAGFAWGLEREYGVLIEMDADGSHQPEELPRLLTALKGADLVLGSRWVPGGRVVNWPKYREFLSRGGSTYSRLLLGIGIRDVTGGYRAFRAETLRGLGLSEVASQGYCFQVDLARRAVAAGYHVVEVPITFVERELGDSKMNRDIAVEALWRVAGWGLSDRANRFRGRSTP